Part of the Oncorhynchus masou masou isolate Uvic2021 chromosome 24, UVic_Omas_1.1, whole genome shotgun sequence genome is shown below.
tgtccttgtttttgaaagaaaaggaaAAACAATTGTCcagtaaaataacatcaaattgatcagaaatacaatgtagacatcgttaatgttttaaatgactattgtagctggaaatggcacattttttaatggaatatctacataggcgaacagaggcccattatcagcaaccatcactcctgtgttccaatggcatgttgtgttagctaattcaggtttatcattttaaaaggctaattgatcattagaaaactattttgtaattatgttagcacagatgaaaactgttgtgctaattaaagaagcaataatacTGGCCTTTTGAGtagttgagtgtctggagcatcagcatttgtgggttcgattacaggctcaaaatgtccaggaacaaataactttcttctgaaacttatcagtctattcttgttgtCCACATTTCCAtgtgaattatttatttacttatctattgtttacctaCTACCTATTTTTTTCTTAAAaattacactgtttgtatttgccacgaaactgaagatctcgtacaacgctgtgtattactcccttcacagaactgcGCCAACTGTCTAAACAGAATAGAACGAGGAgtgagaggccccggtgcacaactgagcaagaggacaagtactttagagtgtctagtttgagaaacagacgcctcacaagtcctcaactggcagcttcattaaatagtacccgcaaattaccagtctcaacatcaacagtaaagaagcgactccgggatgttggccttctaggcagagttgcaaagaaaaagccatatcccagactggccaataaaaataaaatattaagatgggcaaaagaacacagacactggacagaggaagattggaaaaaagtatTATGGACAGATGAATCTAAGTTTGAGgagttcggatcacaaagaagaacatttgtgagacgcagaaaaaatgaCATTACGCTAgagccatctgtcaagcatggtggaggaaatctgatggtctgggggtgctttggtggtggtaaagtgggagatttgtacagggtaaagggGATATTGAAGAAGGAatgctatcactccattttgcaacgccttGTGGACTgcacttaattggagccaatttcctcctacaacaggccaatgacccaaagcacagctccaaactatgcaataactatttaggaagaagcagtcagctggtattctctCTATAATGGGTGGCCaacacagtcaccggatctcaaccatATTGAGCTGTTGAGGGAGCAGCTTCACTCTAGTAAGTAAAGAAGTGcacatcaagccaatccaacttgtgggaggtgcttcaggaagcatggggtgaaatctcttcagattatctcaacaaattgacaactagaatgccaaaggtctgcaaggctgtaattgctgcaaattgaGAATTCTTTGACGAAGGcaaaggacacaattattatttcaattaaaaatcattatttataaccttgtcaacgtcttgaacatatttcctattcattttgcaactaattccatgtatgttttcatggaaaacaaggacatttctaagtgaccccaaacttttgaaaggtagtgtatatCTGTGTTATAGCACATTTGACATTTAAAAGGTAATTTCTCATTGAGCAGACATGCCACGTTTACCATGAATGTGGTCTCCGCGGAATCTGAAATAAAATTGCTTTTAAAAAGGTGCATAGCTGACAAACAGCAATCAGATTGAAACTTGGGCAAGGACACAGCAGCCTACATACACAAGCTttaagtgttccacagggatgacaATAGCAGTGGTTGTTCCACAGGGATGACAATAGCAGTGGTTGTTCCACAGGACTGACAATAGCAGTGGTTGTTCCACAGGGATGACAATAGCAGTGGTTGTTCCACAGGACTGACAATAGCAGTGGTTGTTCCACAGGGATGACAATGGCAGTGGTTTTTCCACAGGGATGACAATAGCAGTGGTTGTTCCACAGGACTGACAATAGCAGTGGTTGTTCCACAGGGATGACAATGGCAGTGGTTGTTCCACAGGGCTGACAATAGCAGTGGTTTTTGCACAGGGATGACAATGGCAGTGGTTGTTCCACAGGGATGACAATAGCAGTGGTTGTTTCTCAGGACTGGCAATAGCAGTGGTTGTTCCACAGGACTGGCAATAGCAGTGGTTGTTCCACAGGGATGACAATAGCAGTGGTTGTTCCACAGGGATGACAATAGCAGTGGTTGTTCCACAGGACTGGCAATAGCAGTGGTTGTTCCACAGGGATGACAATAGCAGTGGTTGTTCCACAGGGATGACAATAGCAGTGGTTGTTCCACAGGACTGACAATAGCAGTGGTTGTTCCACAGGGCTGACAATAGCAGTGGTTGTTCCACAGGACTGACAATAGCAGTGGTTGTTTCACACGGCTGACAATAGCAGTGGTTGTTCCACAGGACTGGCAATAGCAGTGGTTGTTCCACAGGGCTGACAATAGCAGTGGTTGTTCCACAGGACTGACAATCGCAGTggttgttgtgtgtgagtgtgtgggggggggggtgacaaccACTGCTGACTGCTGCTTGACCTTTATCAAGAATgggccagtgggagagagaggtgacctTGTCAGCAGCCCAACTGTGTCCCTGCCTGCCAGTTGCTGGCTGTGAGAAGTGATTTGCTGCTCAACATGCTGTGTGGTACcaaaatttaaaaaacacacaACAAATCCATTTTCTTTCTGGTATCCATGGTAACATTTATTGTGCTTGTTCTGTGAAGTTGTTCAGGGTTTTTTGCTACCTTTTTTGGTAAATAATATCCAAAACAACAGAGCATAGCCTACCTTTTACTTTGTAATAAAACACAACATGTTGGCACTAATTtgtgcatttctcctttgccaagataatccatctacctgacaagtgtggcatatcaataaactgaaaacttcttatggctgcaggggcagtattgagtagcttggatgaaaggtgcccagaggtgcacagagtaaacggcctgctcctcagtctcagttgctaacatttgcacattattattagtattggatagaaaacactctgaagtttctaaaactgtttgaatgatgtctgtgagtataacagaactcatatggcaggcaaaaaaatgagaagaaatccaaacaggaagtgagaaatctgaggttggtcgattttcaacccaggccctattgaattcacagttGGATATGAATGAAGTTGCACTCCCTAGGCTTCCAccagatgtcaaccgtctttagaaacttgaatgaggcttctactgtaacggctgtcttcctcctcctccgatgaggaggagaagaaaggatcggaggaccaatgcgcagcatggTACGTGTTCATGCTCTTTATTAAAACAagcgaacactgaaacaaaacaataaacaacacgtGAAATAACCAACCAAAACATTTCCGTGTGGAacacacagaaaataaacacccatgaaacacaagtgggaaaaggctacctaagtatgattctcaatcagagacaactaacgacaactgcctctgattgagaaccataccaggccaaacgcgaacacaacatagaaaacggaacatagacaacccacccaactcacgccctgaccatactaaaacaaagacaaatcaaaggaactaaggtcagaacgtgacatctactgtgttgtgggactgaataagagctgaatgagtcaggttactggcagagagcAATTTCCTGATCACGCGCATTCCACATCGACCTGCACGCGCATCCCACTCGACCTGCACAAGCATTTGGATATGTGTACctaacgccctaacaaaagtagctacttggacataaataacggacattatcgaacaaatcaactgtcacgtcctgaccttagttccttttgtatgtttctattttaggttggtcagtgcgtgagttggggtgggcattctgttttgttcttgtgtttatatttctatgtgtttggcctggtatggttcccaaccagaggcagctgtcaatcgttgtctctgattgagaaccatacttaagtagcctgttttcccattcttgtttgtgggtggttattttccgtttcagtgtttttcaccattcgggactgtttcggtttttctttatttgcttGTTCGTTTGTTTCCTGTGTTCAGTGTAATaaatatgacgaacacttaccacactgcatattggtccgatatttcctactcctcctcagaagaggaagacaaCAATCGTTACATGaacgtaacgtgccaatgtaaactcagattttttttatataaatatgaactttatcaaacaaaacatacatgtattgtgtaacatgaagtcctatgagtgtcatcaaaggttagtgattaattttatctctatttgtgctttttgagaCTCCTCTCTtcggctggaaaaatggctgtgtttttctgtggcttggtggtgacctaacataaccgtttgtggtgctttcgctgtaaagcctatttgaaatcggacactgtggtgggattaacaacaagattacctttaaaacggtataaaatacatgtatgtttgaggaattttaattatgagatttctgttgttttgaatttggtgccctgcactttcactggctgttgtcatatcatcccgttaatgggattgcagccctaagaagttttaaacagcatgatcattacagaggtgcaccttgtgctggggacaataaaagaccactctgtaagtgtgcagttttgtaacacaacacaatgccatagatgtctcatgttttgagggagcatgacacctgatgaaactgtgggtttgcacaaacaaagaatttctgcacaaactgtcagaaaccatctcagggaagctgcAGTTTGGGATCATGACCAATGTTCCTTCTAAACTGCAGGTATGCGCGACCACGCACCTCCTCCAGGACTGCAGTGCAGAAGAAATGCCATGCAAGAGACTGAACTTCACTGAGTTCACCCCTTTAGTTTGCACTATATAGATCAACGTTTCTTCTGTGATTATTCAACATTATATCAATCCCTTTTCAATGCAACAAACCAAAACAGATCTAACTTTGCAAGATTGAGTCTgggattttgttgtaggcagagccAGAGCGCAACGGAGTATAATTCTACTGGCAGGGGTAGTTTACTagttgtctttcaatcacccgcGAGTGAATGCCTCTTTCAGATCAGTGACGAGCCTGTGCACATTTGTtgatattctttgctagttagcgagttattagcccagttttAGATAAGTATAGGTCAGTAAAGGGGAGTtactgcttcctacaagagcacaaagaAGTGTAGGCTACATTTCAAACGGGCTTTGAAAAGACAGTCTGGTAAAAAGCTTATGTCTTAATTAAAagtggcagtgttgtattttgagacaagCTTGAATGTGCAAATAAGCCACTGGCAGAGGGGTAGCCTATATTGTCATTTTTTTTATATGGTAATAATAATGacttttattttgtgaagtggtttcttgcatcatacaacacaatacaatgcaAATTACAGTAACACCCCTGGCGTTACAGACCAAGTAGATAAATCATTCATTATTTTCATCATGTAAAAACTTTATTACAAGTGTCATGTAATGTATGCCTGGCTACTGTAGGCTATAGCATAGAAATCAAAAGCTATTTCCATGTGAAAATGTTATGGGATTTGCTACATTGGTTTTGTTGGTAGGCCTACACTATGCTAAAATAGCCACaatagcctattggctactgtctaaatctGTATGAGTACAGCCTCAGCCGGAAGTTTCATAAAATTCTCACAAGGTTCAAGTTTCCACTCGGAAGACCTAAAATGTGCTCAGTGCCCCAAATAATTTGACGGAACATTGGTTGTAACTGACTTAAGTGGGTAAACAcccaccttcgatggccactggcatggtGGAGAGGTGTGCTcatcacagatgaatcccggtttcaactgtaccgtgCAGATGGCAgcggtttgttgatgtcaacgttgtgaacagagtcccctttggtggcggtggggttatgatatgggtaggcataagctaacgacaacgaacacaattgcatttttttatttaaactttatttaactaggcaagtcagttaagaacaaattcttatttacaatgacggcctaggaacagtgggttaactgccttattcaggggcagaacgactgatttttacctggtcagctcagggatttgatctagcaaccttttggttactggcgaTGGCAATTTCAATGCAGAGATAGTGGTTCCTTCTTTAAAAATGGCGTCATACTGCGGCACACCTTGCGTGCTGCCGCAGCATACTGTGGCAGGTAATTTCATTGTCAGCCATTTTTTCTGTTACTGCAAGTaattgctagtttgaccaccagagggcatctttgagaagcatttgattgTATTCCGTTTTGgcattaccagagaatttaaaatgggattgattttaagaaatttggcttaattaatttgattaatattattgTGTTTCTATTCAGAGATAAACAAAAAACTAAACCCCCAGAGTTTCCattaggatggaatggaaaatatgacGCTGTACAACATGATGGTCAGGAGTAGGCtacaggattggaggattctaaatggtTTGCCctcattagacaactttgttccaatatttctataaatcagtgatatttattcccacagTAATTCGTTATGAGTCCATAACTAAATctacatctgcattttgaaagagtattttttaatcattattttattaatgaaatgtgtttatttgtttattaggctactgtgcaggCTACAATCTATACTGTAGTAGACATgggaaagtgcctaattccttacataagggagagcaggccatgtctgtACTACAGAATGCAGGGCACGCGGGAGgcctgtgttatttcatagttgtgatgtcttcactattattctacaatgtagaaatagtaaaaataaagaaaaatcctggaatgagtaggtgcgtccaaaatttgactggtacttgcttaattCATATGATCAATATTATGTTtgttctattccaagaaaaatccTCTGGGTTTCCATTAGGAGGGAATGGAAAATACGGTGATGTACAACGTGACGGTCGGtagtacagtactgggctatttagctgTGGTTGCCACCAGTTGtcttttaaattgaacctttatttgacTTGGCAAGTCAGgaaagaacatattcttatttacaatgaaggcctaccccggcAAAACCCGGATggcgctgggccaactgtgcacagccctatggcactcccaatcacggtcggatgtgatacagcctgaattcgaaccagggactgtagtaaagcctcttgcaccgagatgcagtgccttagaccgctacgccactcgggagccatgacCAATATATAAATATAGATGTATTTTTCATAACATTAACCGTGTGTAGGTAGATGTGGAAAGATAGATACAAATGATTTGTTGCAAGTTGGGGAGGTTCACACCTAGCTCGGCTATTAGACaattctttagtaaaggttgaatagttgattgttcagctaatagcccatcctgctacgcttgtgaaaaactaataataatacttttcCCCCTTTCCACATGTTAAAGATTCCAATTGATAAAGTGTTTTGTCACAATCGGCCCCAACCCCAATTAATACATTTTGGCAAGGTCGATAGCATGCTGAACTTCGGCTAGAATGTTGAGGGTTCAAAACCTGCTCCCTGCTTgttacctcatgtttcagcatggtaaCACACGGCTCCATGTCGcaactcaccagacatgtcacccattgagcatgtgtgagatgctctggatcgacatgtacgacagcgcgttccagttcctgccaatatccagcaacttcgtgcagccattgaagagtgggacaacattccacagcccacaatcaacagcctgatcaactctatgcaaaggagatgagTGGTGCTGCATgatattgttgcatgttgcgtttagatttttgttctCTGTAGTTGCTTATATGATACAGAATGTTCTCCCCAGTCTAGAGTAATAGATTAGATCTTTGACATTTGTCATGTTGTGTAACTTTTAATGAGATGGTTTTCCAGAGTAGTTCATGTATATCACAGTGCTTCCTCAAACAACAGCCATGCTGTCTATGTAGCCTACATGAGCAAGTCAGCCAGTCATGAGAACAAATTGACAGTCGTAAAAGCGAAGAAAACAGACATGTAGGAATTCCATGATACAGTGCATTGACCATAAAAAATTACTAGAAATGCTCCATCTTGGGAAAATAATGCATTCATGAAAACAAATAAATACTTTCTCTTTCGTGAAATACTTTACAATTGTATTGAATTCGTTCTAATTGTTTTCCATCATCATGTGATCCAACAGACTTCCTGCTTTTCATAGTTTCATCATGAATCTAGAGGCCAGCTCCACTCATAGGACCCAAGACAATAGCTCTGAGGTCTAACTCAACTTCCAACCATATATGCATAATCTACAAAATGATGGCTTCATCATTCTTATTGCCGGCTTCAGCCTTTCTACCACTGTGCTTCTTATGGGGCGGAGTGACTTGACTTCTTGTTGTCATGGCCATGGGTGACAGTCTTCCCTGTCCTGATGATTCATGTCAGTTTAAGGCTCTAGCCACTCCCCCTTCTGGGTCGATACATGAAGAAAGTGCCTTTTATGTCCTGGTGACTTTGTGTGCACATTTTGATAAAACACTCAATTTAACAATTGGATCACAAATCTACACTCTAactaaacatttaaaaaagtccAAAAGTAGTGTGTTTTACATTAAAATACATTTGTCGTTTTCTCTGAAAATGCCAATTTTGGCTTGTCCCAGGTCATGTTTGTCCGACTTGAAGATTTTAACCGACTTAACCGTCAAATTTTCccaagttttcaccatcattgtaataTAATTTGTTGCCTTGACAACATAATTTCTGGAAATTATTATTGATctcatgtgattagtgattaatttaCATTTGTCTCTCATGTCAACCagttatgtgaactgaactctcgtttAATATGGTTAAACTATTcctgaaataaaaataaaatatcaaaAGGAGGAGATGGGAAATCATGTTTGTTATGAAGTTAAACATGTGCTCTTTGACAGAATGTTCAAATTTGGTGAAATAAGAAAGTTACACTACCCAGAAAGGCACTCTATTTGTGGAAGGACACTTCTGTGTTCACTGATCTGTGAGGGGGCTGGATAGGTGTCCATTCCTCCAAGatctatgaacacagacagactagtgccTACTACCTGTCCTATTGACCCAGGGCGAGGTGCCGTAGATTCCTGTCATCCAAAGGTAcgtcagagagaaagagtggttCTCACAGTTCGTCTTCTTCCCTTCCAGCTGGGCAATTTCAAATGTCAGGCCTAGCAAATGCTTCTACAAAGGCATTTCTCTAAGCGCAAGAATGTTTACAAAAACCAAAGTGCCCGATATGTCACCCAGGCAAGCAGACCTTCCCTGCAAACAGTAGTCCCACTATAGTGAAAAATATAGATAGGACAAAGAGTACATATGAGGACCCCACCACTGTGTTGTTGGGTAGTTTATAAGGTTGTCCCCCGACCTCATCGATGTAAAATCCTATAGGAAATATAAGAGCTGCCATACAGAGCAGGatcactatggaggagagaggaaacaaagTTTAGAAACAGTCTTCTTAAAAACACTATTCACAGTACAACATATTTAGGGAGCAATATCTCTTACAACATTTAAAGAGTAGGCAGCAACATGATCTCAGGCTAAATTCTATATTTGCGTTTTCATCGTTGTGGAAACCTGACAGAgctgaaaaaaaaaatcaatttacaTTGTCATTACTTGGTTATTATTATACCTCAATAGGTAATTCTAGCCCGATAATGATTAGGATAAAATGACCTCTGGAATTATAATAATAACAAAGGAATGTTATTCCGTCATATCCCTTGGACCAATAAAAATCCCCCCTCCTGGTTTTAGCTCCGCTCATAGCAACCCCATTTACTCTAGGTGTTCAAGGAGCCACTCAGCACAGTTCCATTTGAACATTtaggccatttagcagacgctcttatccagagtgacttacaggagcaattagggttaagtgccttgctcaatggcacatcaacagatttttcacctattcGGCTTGGAGATGTGAAACGAGCGACGTTTCCGTTACTggccaacactcttaaccgctaggctacctgccgcccacacAGTTACCACACAAAAGCTTTTACTAAAATGAAACCAAAGTGACATTCATCTCGGCTTACTCAAATCAATTTGCTGACATCCATTAGTGACATAACAAGAATCTCAAGGTGCTTCAAAGCTGTAACTAATGGCTTTCCCTCAAATCACAGCCTATTCCCTCGTCTACTGTACTACTTTAACCAGAATAGGTGATTCACAGGAGTCTGTCTGGCCCCACTCATGACTTAAATGGTGACAGTGTTGGCCATGTTTCTGTATTTATCGTATTGCAGTCTTGGTCTCTTGGCCAGGCCGTCACTGTAAACGAGAACTGGTTCCCCATTGGCCTGTCTGGTTAAATAACCGTTACATAAGTCAAAATGAAACGTACTCCCAGTGAAGGCGATCCAGCGGGCGTAACGGGTGGCCTCGCGGTGCCAGTGTGATGCCACCAACAGGCCGCAGGTCACAGTGAGGGAGATGATGCCCAGGATAATGAAGAAGAGGGTGGTGACCCACTCAGGGGGCAGCCGCGGGGGGATACAGGTCCATTCACGACCGTGGATGGTCTGGCACTGCCGCACCAGGCCTACCGTCAGGGAAcctagagagacaggagaaggagagagaagagagatcagTCAGGGTTAGATCCCACACAGCAGCAGTCCCAATGTCAGAGCATCTACagaacacaggaggttggtggcaccttaattggggatgGTTGGAGTGGAATAGGTAGAATATtatcaaatacattaaacacatggtttccatgtgtttgatgccattccttTCGCTCCGTTCCTGCCAtctttatgagccgttctcccatCAGCAGCCTGCACTGCTACAGACAGAGTGCTTGATCACATACACCCACGGAGGAAGAATATCTTTCATCACACAGAGCATACTCTCGCTGTTCAGGTCAACTGTGCTCtcacacaccacaacaacatgtgtCACTTTTCAGCAGAATCTTTTCATTTTCTGTACATCTGGTTTTATTAGAAGAATCTTAACCCAGAGCAGTAGATTCCATCAGTTCTAAAATATCCCTCAACTTGTGACGGTATCACCATTAGAAAAGCTAAGATCTGTTTGAGGCATCACTGCATTACATCACATCTGGACTAATGACCTCCCTGGTGACACTGGATTCCACTTCCAGTGCCCTGTGACCACACAAAGTAGAGCTCAAGGAAGGTTGGTATGGTAACAAGGCTGAAGAGTGGGACTCTTAGGCCCTGGACCAATGGCAGGGGTCCTTGAGGAATCAATCAATGACGTAAGACTTGGATGGCTCAGGAACAGAGCCCCTGAcaccagagagaggaagagagctggatggaagagggggagagagagagagggatggaaggataacGAAAGCAGAGGGGGGACCCAGAGCCTctgaaaccacagagagagatgagataaaggagagaggaaaaaggagagagggagaagataaAAATTCACATCAGAAAGTCACTCACTGTCAAAGAGCCTCTCCTCTTCTGCCCCAAAGCCTGGTGGGTCCAATTAAGTCAGCAAGCTAGGCCTGCTGAACACAACTCTTCCAACAACAATAAGAGCATATATGAACCCCACCCTCCCTAACCCAACACAGAACGTGCCAACTCAGCAACACTCAACCCCCTCGTCCATCCAGCTACAAAGGACAATTCATCGGTATAGATTTGAATGAGAGAAATGTGAAATTAAATCCTCCGACCCctttcttccccttctctctcaggaGATGAGGAGTTATCCCTGAGCCAGCACGTTGTGTCTTCCagaggctggagacagagaggagagacgaaCAGTGGGCAAGGCTtgtgagatatactgtatattgggTATTTCAAAATACCGATGTTATGATTTTTACCGTTTTAATTTTTTAGGGTTGGGGGCACCACCGACTTGCAGGGGCTGCGTGCTATCACACTGCTCATAACTATAAGTTAAGTATAACTATAAGAAAAGTAAGATCAGTCAAATAAATTATATCCAGCTATGAATgtggtttgctaacttgctagtTAAGTGGCTACATGTCAAGATTAAGCTTCCTGGTTGCAGCAAGACATTCAACCCCTTCCCGGATCCAGATCCCTGTTGCCTCAAGTATTTTGTACGTCCATGGCCCTTGTGTGCACATTCGGTAATACCGTATACCCCGGTATGGTACACAAACGGTATGAACATCCGGATACCACCCAACCCTAGGCAAGACCACAACCATATTTAGTCTATTGGattagagagatggatggagatttACAAATACCCTATTATGGTTCTGAGACAAGAACATACATCACTGAGGTGGGAGGGGGAAGGAGTATGGACCAATATGATGAGCCCTGATCCCTCAAAAGTTGAAGGACATATAGTACACTGACTGTGGTCATGTAACAATCTTCCCAGTGTGAAATAGTTCCCAATCGTTCTGATTGTTGTAAAATTTCTCCCAGCGTGAAAATGTTCCCAGTTCAATAAATGCACAAGACTCTCTTTATGCGGATGGCTGAGCTCATCTCTTTATGCGGATGGCTGAGCTCATCTCTTTATGCGGATGGCTGAGCTCATCTCTTTATGCGGATGGCTGAGCTCATCTCTTTATGCGGATGGCTGATCtcatctctttatgtggatggctgatctcatctctttatgtggatggctgatctcatctctttatgtggatggctgatctcatctctttatgtggatggctgagtggatggctgagctcgtctctttatAAAGagatccacataaagagacgagctcagccatccacataaaaagatgagc
Proteins encoded:
- the LOC135511953 gene encoding uncharacterized protein C16orf52 homolog B-like isoform X1; its protein translation is MDKLTVISGCLFLAADIFAIASIANPDWINTGDATGKLGSLTVGLVRQCQTIHGREWTCIPPRLPPEWVTTLFFIILGIISLTVTCGLLVASHWHREATRYARWIAFTGMILLCMAALIFPIGFYIDEVGGQPYKLPNNTVVGSSYVLFVLSIFFTIVGLLFAGKVCLPG
- the LOC135511953 gene encoding uncharacterized protein C16orf52 homolog B-like isoform X2 — translated: MDKLTVISGCLFLAADIFAIASIANPDWINTGDATGSLTVGLVRQCQTIHGREWTCIPPRLPPEWVTTLFFIILGIISLTVTCGLLVASHWHREATRYARWIAFTGMILLCMAALIFPIGFYIDEVGGQPYKLPNNTVVGSSYVLFVLSIFFTIVGLLFAGKVCLPG